A genomic stretch from Bacteroidales bacterium includes:
- a CDS encoding menaquinone biosynthesis protein, whose amino-acid sequence MINISLVSYLNSYPYHYGLINETNSFYNKLDIVNPAQCAKNFQEGISNVALVPVGALHGLKNYKIIKPFCISANGEVRSVFLFSQKPVEDTKTIVFDSDSRSSNLLIQVLCKYYWKINPNFTKNNNSLQAEARIGIGDKAFKLKKKYAYSYDLSIFWKEMTNLPFVFAVWITKSEIAEEELSLLKIALENGINNIHGAVVHFGSAGLTEEDAIKYLSKNINFKMNTASEKGMQRFLELSKNFI is encoded by the coding sequence ATGATAAATATTTCTTTAGTCAGCTATTTAAACTCGTATCCATATCACTATGGCTTGATAAATGAGACTAATTCATTTTACAACAAACTTGACATTGTAAATCCTGCACAGTGTGCAAAAAATTTTCAAGAAGGAATTAGCAATGTGGCATTGGTTCCTGTTGGCGCACTACACGGACTTAAGAATTATAAAATAATTAAGCCTTTTTGCATAAGTGCAAACGGAGAAGTTCGTTCCGTTTTTTTATTTAGCCAAAAGCCTGTTGAAGACACAAAAACCATAGTGTTTGACAGCGATTCACGTAGCTCAAATTTGTTAATACAAGTCCTGTGCAAATATTATTGGAAAATAAATCCAAATTTCACTAAAAATAATAATTCTTTACAAGCAGAAGCACGAATCGGTATTGGCGACAAGGCTTTTAAGCTGAAAAAAAAATATGCTTATTCTTATGACCTAAGCATTTTTTGGAAAGAAATGACCAACTTACCTTTTGTATTTGCAGTTTGGATAACCAAGTCAGAAATTGCAGAAGAAGAATTATCTTTGCTGAAAATTGCGTTGGAAAACGGAATTAACAATATTCATGGTGCTGTTGTGCACTTTGGCAGCGCAGGTTTAACGGAAGAAGATGCAATAAAATATTTGTCTAAAAACATCAATTTTAAAATGAATACAGCGTCAGAAAAAGGCATGCAGCGATTTTTGGAGTTGTCTAAAAATTTTATTTAA
- the nadB gene encoding L-aspartate oxidase: MKHYCDFLVIGSGIAGLSYALKVAPYGKVIVITKSSIDETSTHYAQGGIAAVMYNPDTYEKHIKDTIIAGAGLNNEKIVRITIEESTESIKELINLGANFDKNTDGEYDLAKEGGHSEKRIFHHKDTTGAEIQRALSEQIKSHPNITVLENYFTIEIITEHHLGINITRRSPSVTCFGAYILNPKTNKVETFISKITLLATGGSGNVYGVTTNPEVATGDGIAIVYRAKGPVENMEFVQFHPTAFYNPTEKPAFLITEALRGAGAILKTYNGKEFMQKYDKRLSLAPRDIVARAIDNEMKISGADHVYLDASHIGKKKLLEHFPNIYAHCLSNGIDIARDMIPVVPAAHYQCGGIKVDEFGRNKIKNLYATGEVACTGLHGANRLASNSLLEAVVFSNRAAIHSIKAIKNIEYNNDVPVWDSEGTVLNEEMVLITQTRKELNSIMGSYVGIVRSNLRLKRAFDRLKILYEETEDLYKKSVVTKEICELRNMIAVGYLIIKMATERKESRGLHYSIDYPPEAE, translated from the coding sequence ATGAAACATTATTGCGATTTCTTAGTAATTGGCAGCGGTATTGCAGGATTGTCGTACGCATTAAAAGTAGCTCCATACGGAAAGGTTATTGTAATTACAAAATCAAGCATAGATGAAACATCAACACACTATGCACAAGGCGGAATTGCAGCTGTAATGTACAATCCAGACACATACGAAAAACATATCAAAGACACCATTATTGCTGGAGCAGGACTAAACAACGAAAAAATTGTGCGAATTACTATTGAAGAAAGCACAGAAAGCATAAAAGAGCTTATAAATCTCGGGGCAAATTTTGATAAAAACACTGATGGAGAATACGATTTAGCAAAAGAAGGCGGACATAGCGAAAAAAGAATTTTTCATCACAAAGATACAACTGGAGCCGAAATTCAAAGAGCTTTATCGGAGCAAATAAAATCACACCCAAACATTACCGTTCTTGAAAATTATTTCACTATTGAAATTATCACAGAACACCATTTAGGAATAAATATAACAAGAAGATCGCCGTCTGTTACATGCTTTGGAGCCTATATTTTAAATCCAAAAACTAATAAAGTTGAAACATTTATTTCAAAAATTACATTGCTTGCTACTGGCGGCAGCGGAAACGTATATGGCGTAACCACCAATCCAGAAGTGGCTACTGGAGATGGAATTGCAATTGTTTACAGAGCAAAAGGACCTGTAGAAAACATGGAATTTGTTCAATTTCATCCCACTGCTTTTTACAATCCAACAGAAAAACCTGCTTTTTTAATAACAGAAGCATTGCGTGGAGCAGGAGCCATTTTAAAAACATACAATGGAAAAGAATTCATGCAAAAATATGACAAGCGATTGTCATTAGCTCCCAGAGATATTGTTGCTCGAGCAATAGATAACGAAATGAAGATAAGCGGTGCCGACCACGTATATCTTGATGCTTCGCATATTGGAAAGAAAAAACTTCTAGAACACTTCCCAAACATTTACGCACACTGCTTAAGCAATGGTATTGACATTGCAAGAGACATGATTCCTGTAGTTCCAGCAGCACATTACCAATGCGGAGGAATAAAAGTTGACGAATTTGGGCGAAATAAAATAAAAAATCTATATGCTACGGGCGAAGTAGCTTGTACAGGACTTCATGGAGCTAACAGACTTGCATCAAACTCGCTTTTAGAAGCTGTAGTTTTTAGTAATAGAGCCGCTATTCATTCAATCAAAGCAATAAAAAATATTGAATACAACAACGATGTTCCTGTATGGGACTCAGAAGGAACAGTTTTAAATGAGGAAATGGTCTTAATCACTCAAACGCGGAAAGAACTGAACTCAATCATGGGAAGCTATGTTGGCATCGTACGCTCAAATCTCAGATTAAAACGTGCTTTCGACAGATTAAAAATTTTATATGAAGAAACCGAAGATTTATATAAAAAATCTGTTGTAACAAAGGAAATATGCGAGCTTAGAAATATGATTGCCGTAGGATATTTAATTATAAAAATGGCTACCGAACGCAAAGAAAGTCGCGGACTTCACTACTCTATTGATTATCCGCCAGAAGCTGAATAG
- a CDS encoding DMT family transporter, with product MKSRLWIYIGLLFTMIVWSYSYVLIKVAYSYNITPKELVFIRLVLASTILFAFSKVTKKLQRISKKDILPFLLLALFEPFLYYIGESNAMLYVSPTVGAVVISTIPVFVPFTMFFLFKEKINKSNLFGIIISFIGVCLVILDDNYNFSVPLKGFLLLVFTVASAMGYSVVIRNLTKKYNSYTIVAYQMGIGAVFYSILLFSSDFNTLLKFQLSWQLIASTLVLAIFSTGICYIIFSSGVREIGVVKSSVFANLIPVFTAIMAFLSGMESLPMRKLSGVIIVILGVFMSQSKKPFLGIPGFFSNHFSKKK from the coding sequence ATGAAATCTCGCTTGTGGATATATATTGGTTTGCTTTTTACAATGATAGTTTGGAGCTATTCTTATGTGCTTATAAAAGTCGCATATTCTTACAATATAACGCCAAAAGAATTAGTTTTTATTCGCTTGGTATTGGCTTCTACAATATTATTTGCTTTTAGTAAAGTTACAAAAAAATTACAACGTATTTCTAAAAAAGATATACTACCTTTTCTATTATTGGCTTTGTTTGAACCATTTTTATATTATATAGGCGAAAGTAATGCCATGTTGTATGTTTCACCTACTGTTGGTGCTGTTGTGATTTCTACTATACCTGTTTTTGTGCCATTTACAATGTTTTTTTTGTTTAAAGAAAAAATAAATAAATCTAATCTTTTTGGAATAATAATTTCTTTTATTGGCGTTTGTCTTGTAATATTGGATGATAATTACAATTTTTCTGTGCCTCTTAAAGGCTTTTTATTACTTGTTTTTACAGTAGCAAGTGCTATGGGGTATTCTGTTGTTATTCGCAATTTAACCAAAAAATACAATTCTTATACGATTGTGGCGTATCAAATGGGAATTGGAGCTGTGTTTTATTCAATTTTATTGTTTTCCTCAGATTTTAATACTTTATTAAAATTCCAATTGTCTTGGCAGCTAATAGCTTCTACATTGGTTCTTGCTATTTTTTCAACAGGAATTTGCTATATTATTTTTTCCTCAGGTGTAAGGGAAATAGGAGTTGTGAAATCATCAGTTTTTGCTAATTTAATTCCCGTGTTCACAGCTATTATGGCTTTTTTATCAGGGATGGAAAGCTTGCCAATGCGGAAATTAAGCGGTGTTATTATTGTTATTCTTGGCGTTTTTATGTCGCAAAGCAAAAAACCTTTTTTAGGAATACCTGGCTTTTTCTCAAATCATTTTAGTAAGAAAAAATAG
- a CDS encoding MATE family efflux transporter gives MKRELLRLAVPNIIANLSIPLLGLVNVAVLAHLDSTTYLAAVSLTGVIFNFILWSFGFLRMATTGITAQGFGAKDRNEISSALYRSFTISIFLGILIILFRNQLLSFGVFFLQPNSSILPIMQEYYDIRVFVIPASLLNFVIIGWLLGMQDSVAAMLMIVVENLVNVLLNLYFVVGLGMKADGVALGALIAGWTTLLFGISMLIIRHRKIIEKPVVKLIFIMSKLKRVLTLNVNIFIRSFSLLMVFSWFTYASSKYGNDVLAINTLLMQFLMFFSFFIDGFSYAGESLSGKYLGAGKIKSLKITVKILFKWASVMAFVFSFFYLVAGNWIISLLTDNEILIEMAMSRKIWVVIIPIVSFAAFVWDGVFAGTTHAAAMRNVMLVAVVCVFFPLYFLLQNIFPETNLWIAFIAFFVARSVGMTIARPRFLRK, from the coding sequence ATGAAGCGAGAATTACTGCGTTTAGCTGTTCCAAATATAATTGCCAACTTGAGCATTCCTCTCTTGGGATTGGTGAATGTGGCAGTTTTAGCTCATTTGGATTCTACAACATATTTGGCTGCTGTTTCATTAACGGGTGTTATTTTCAACTTTATTTTATGGAGTTTTGGCTTTCTGCGAATGGCTACAACAGGTATTACAGCTCAGGGATTTGGAGCTAAAGACAGAAATGAAATTTCATCGGCGCTGTATAGGAGTTTTACTATTTCAATTTTTTTAGGGATTTTAATAATCTTGTTTCGCAATCAACTTTTGTCTTTTGGTGTCTTTTTTCTTCAGCCAAACAGCTCGATTTTACCTATAATGCAAGAATATTATGATATTAGAGTGTTTGTTATTCCCGCTTCGTTGTTGAATTTTGTAATTATTGGCTGGCTGTTGGGTATGCAAGATTCAGTAGCAGCAATGCTTATGATAGTTGTTGAGAATTTAGTAAATGTTTTATTGAATTTGTATTTTGTTGTAGGATTGGGCATGAAAGCCGATGGTGTGGCTCTTGGCGCATTGATTGCTGGCTGGACTACATTGCTTTTCGGCATTTCCATGCTGATTATTCGTCATAGAAAAATAATTGAAAAGCCTGTAGTAAAGCTAATTTTCATTATGTCAAAGCTAAAGCGAGTGTTGACATTGAATGTAAATATTTTTATTCGTTCTTTTAGTTTGCTAATGGTGTTTTCATGGTTTACTTATGCTTCTTCAAAATATGGAAACGATGTTTTAGCAATCAACACCTTATTAATGCAGTTTCTCATGTTTTTCTCTTTTTTCATTGACGGCTTTTCTTATGCCGGTGAGAGTTTGAGCGGAAAATATTTAGGTGCAGGCAAAATAAAATCATTAAAAATTACTGTGAAAATTCTTTTTAAATGGGCTTCTGTAATGGCTTTTGTTTTTAGCTTTTTTTATTTAGTTGCTGGAAATTGGATTATAAGCCTGCTCACAGATAATGAAATCCTTATAGAAATGGCTATGAGTCGAAAAATATGGGTTGTAATTATTCCAATTGTTTCATTTGCGGCTTTTGTTTGGGATGGTGTGTTTGCAGGCACAACTCATGCTGCGGCTATGCGAAATGTGATGCTTGTTGCAGTAGTTTGTGTTTTCTTTCCATTGTATTTTTTATTGCAAAATATTTTTCCCGAAACAAATTTATGGATTGCGTTCATAGCTTTTTTTGTAGCACGCAGCGTGGGAATGACAATAGCAAGACCAAGGTTTTTAAGAAAATAA